The DNA window TGATCGGCAGAAGCATGGCGATCGTCGCCGTGGCGCCGATGCCGGGCAGGACTCCGATCAGTGTGCCGAGCAGGACACCGATCAGGCAGAAGAGAAGATTGTCGAGTGTCGCCGCCGTGGCAAAACCGAGCGCGAGATTGCTGAAGAGATCCACCATCGCCTCCTAGAACCGGACCCAGGGGCCGAAACGCTCGAACGGCAGCCCGAGCCCATAGCTGAAAACAGCGACCGAAAAGATCGTCAGCAGCAGCGACAGGATGACCGCATACACCACGTTCATCCTGCGCGACGCGAAGCAGGCAATGAAGGCGGTGAAGAACAACGCCGGCGCAAATCCAAGCCCTCGCACCGTCAGTCCGAAGAAGACGGGAGCCGGCAGGATGAAGAGCATGCCGCGCCAGGCGAAGGGATCGACAGGCTCCCCCTCTACCCGCAGCGCCTGAATGAAGATGATTGCGCCGAGAAGTATCAGCGCGCAGGCAAGGATGAACGGGAAATAGCCGGGACCCATGCGCAACGCAGTGCCGAGATCGAGCCCCAGCGACTGGAGGGCAAAGAAGGCGCCGGTCGCGATGAAAAGCGCGCCGCAGATCGCATTGGTGGTATCGAAACTGATGGATTTCATGGTGTCTCCTGGAGTTGGAGATGGTTCACGTGACGCCGTTACTGCAGCGGTTGCCCTTCATCCTCCTGCTGTCCCCTTCTCCCCGCACGCGGGAAGAAGGGGATTGAAGGAGTATTCAGTCGGCGTATTCGCCGGCCGCTTCGATCACCGGCTTCCAACGTGCAATCTCGCTTTCGAGCTTGGCTTTCAAAGCAGCAGGCGTCGCATCCGCGTCGGAAGACGGCACCGTGCCGAGCTCGGCGAAACGGGCGCCGACATTGGGATCCTTCAGTGCCACCTGCAGCGACTTCGACAGGCGCTCGTTGATCTCGGCCGGTGTGCCTTTCGGCGTGTAGATGCCGTGCCAGATGCCGACTTCAAAGTCCGGCAAACCAGCTTCAACAGCCGTCGGAACGTCCTTCAGCACGTCAAGACGCTTCGGCGAGGTCACCGCATAGGCCTTGATCGTACCGCCCGTGATCTGCTTCGTCGTGTTGGTGGTCTGGTCGCACATGATATCGACCTGACCTCCGAGCAGATCGGTCATGGCAGGGCCCGTGCCCTTGTAGGGAACGGTCGTGAGCGGGGTCTGGATGGCGCTCATGAACATCATGCCGCAGAGATGCGAGGCCGCACCGATGCCGGCATTGGCAACGGTCACCTTATCATTGTTGGCCTTGACATAGTCGATCAGGCCCTTGAGGTCGGCCGGCTCGAAGTCCTTTCGCGCAACGATCGTCATCGGCACATCGGTGACGAGACCGACATATTCGAAGGCGCCGAGCGTGTCATAGGCGAGCTTGCGATAGAGCGTGGCGCTGGTCGCCATGCCGATATGGTGCAGCAGGATGGTGTAGCCGTCGGGGTCGGCATTCGCCACGCGGCCGGCGCCGAGCGTGCCGCCTGCGCCGCCGACATTTTCAACGACGATTTGCTGGCCGAGATCCTTCGACATGGATTCGGCGACGAGGCGTGCAACCGTGTCCGTTGGACCGCCGGCTGCAAAGGGCACGACCATGGTGATGGTGCGTTCGGGATAGGTCTGCGCCGAAGCGACGGCGGCGAGAAGAGAGACCGCGGCAGCCGCGGTCAGGCCGAGCATGGCCTTCAGGATTTTCATCTTTTCCTCCCTGATGAAATAAGCGGGCCCGCCGACACATCCTCCGCGCCGGTTCGGATTTCCTATTTGCCGCCGGGAACAAGCGAGCCGCAATCATCACCGCTGCTTTCGCAAGACAATTCTGTGACGGTGCAATGCAGCATGGGTCGATTTGGAAACATATGGCCGATGCGATGGGTGGAAATCCACCCATCGCATTCTGAGAAGGTGCCCATCAAGCAAGGCAGGGCTAGCTTTCAGTGATCATCATCCGCTTGTCGAGGCCGTATTTCTGCATCTTTTCGTAAAGAGTCTTGCGGGAAATGCCGAGCGACTCATAGACCGGCCTGAGGCTGCCGCCGTGCGCCACCAGCGCGCTGGCAATGACCCCTCGCTCGAATTCGGCGACCCGGTCCGCAAGCCCCGTCGCTTCCTCAGCCTGCCGTCCCCCATTATCGAGGCCGAGCACCAGACGATCGGCGGCGTTCCTGAGTTCGCGTACATTGCCGGGCCAGTCGCGCTGGCCAATGTCGGAGATCACCTCCGGCGGCACCGCCACTTCGTCGCGGCCATAGCGGGCGGCGGCCTCCCGCACCAACTGCAGGAAAAGCAGTGGAACGTCCGCCCGCCGCTGCGAGAGCGATGGCACGTGCAGCGTCGCGACGTTCAGCCGGTAGAAAAGATCGGCGCGGAAGCGGCCGGCGGCTACCTCCGCTTCCAGATCCACCTTGCTCGTCGCGATGAAGCGCACGTCGAGAGGCACGACCTCGTTCGATCCGAGCCTGGAGATCACCCGCTCCTGCAGCACCCGCAGGAACTTCGCCTGCAGATCGAAAGGCATGGAGCCGATCTCGTCGAGCAGGATCGTGCCGCCGCGCCCATGCTCGAACTTTCCGTAGCGGGGCCTGACAGCGCCAGGAAAAGCGCCGGGCTCATGGCCGAAGAGCTCGCTCTCGATGAGGTTCGCTGGCAGCGCGGCGCAATTGATCGCAATAAATGGCCGGCTCGCGCGGGCGCTGATATCGTGAAGCGCGCGAGCGACCACTTCCTTGCCCGCCCCGGTATCTCCCACGATGAGCGTATCGGCATCGCTGGCGCCGATCGCGCGGATGCGATAGCGCAGATCCACCATAACCTGAGTGCGCCCCGGCAGCCGCGCCTCGATGTCATCGCGTTTGCCGGCGACCGCCTTCAGCAGCCGGTTTTCGAGCACCAAGCCACGCCGCTCCATCGCCCGGCGGATGACGCCGGCGAGCATCTCAGGTGTGAACGGCTTCTCGATGAAATCATAGGCACCTTCGCGCATCGCCTTGACCGCAAGCTGTACGTCGCCGTGGCCGGTGACGAGAATGACAGGCACCTCCTGATCGATCTCGCGGATTTTCTGCATCAAAGTCATGCCGTCCATGCCGGGCATACGGATATCGCTGACGACGACGCCGGGAAAGCTGTAGCCGATCAGCTCCAGCACATGATCGCCGCTCGAAAAGGTCTCGACGCTGAAGCCGGAGAGCTCCAGCGCCTGCGCCGTCGAGCGGCGCAGTTCCTCCTCGTCGTCAACCAGCAGGATCTTGGCCTCGTTCATTCCGCCGCCTCCGGCATCAGCCCAGCCGACGATTGCAGCTCGATGCGGAACACCGCGCCTCCTTGAGGATGATTGGCGGTAGTCAGGCTGCCGCCGAAATCCTTGACGATGTTATAGG is part of the Rhizobium bangladeshense genome and encodes:
- a CDS encoding tripartite tricarboxylate transporter TctB family protein; the encoded protein is MKSISFDTTNAICGALFIATGAFFALQSLGLDLGTALRMGPGYFPFILACALILLGAIIFIQALRVEGEPVDPFAWRGMLFILPAPVFFGLTVRGLGFAPALFFTAFIACFASRRMNVVYAVILSLLLTIFSVAVFSYGLGLPFERFGPWVRF
- a CDS encoding tripartite tricarboxylate transporter substrate binding protein BugD, with the protein product MKILKAMLGLTAAAAVSLLAAVASAQTYPERTITMVVPFAAGGPTDTVARLVAESMSKDLGQQIVVENVGGAGGTLGAGRVANADPDGYTILLHHIGMATSATLYRKLAYDTLGAFEYVGLVTDVPMTIVARKDFEPADLKGLIDYVKANNDKVTVANAGIGAASHLCGMMFMSAIQTPLTTVPYKGTGPAMTDLLGGQVDIMCDQTTNTTKQITGGTIKAYAVTSPKRLDVLKDVPTAVEAGLPDFEVGIWHGIYTPKGTPAEINERLSKSLQVALKDPNVGARFAELGTVPSSDADATPAALKAKLESEIARWKPVIEAAGEYAD
- a CDS encoding sigma-54-dependent transcriptional regulator, with product MNEAKILLVDDEEELRRSTAQALELSGFSVETFSSGDHVLELIGYSFPGVVVSDIRMPGMDGMTLMQKIREIDQEVPVILVTGHGDVQLAVKAMREGAYDFIEKPFTPEMLAGVIRRAMERRGLVLENRLLKAVAGKRDDIEARLPGRTQVMVDLRYRIRAIGASDADTLIVGDTGAGKEVVARALHDISARASRPFIAINCAALPANLIESELFGHEPGAFPGAVRPRYGKFEHGRGGTILLDEIGSMPFDLQAKFLRVLQERVISRLGSNEVVPLDVRFIATSKVDLEAEVAAGRFRADLFYRLNVATLHVPSLSQRRADVPLLFLQLVREAAARYGRDEVAVPPEVISDIGQRDWPGNVRELRNAADRLVLGLDNGGRQAEEATGLADRVAEFERGVIASALVAHGGSLRPVYESLGISRKTLYEKMQKYGLDKRMMITES